TCTCTACTTTAGATTTAGAGCTGCTAGGGCCACCAGGCACGGAGTTCAGTTATTCCAATGACTGCTTCGCCTTGCTGGGAGCGATCATTGAACGCGTCAGCGGGAAGTCGTATGAGGCTTATGTCAAGGAGCATATCATCGATCCAATCGGGATGGAGCACACGAGCTTTTTTCTGGAAGAGCTAAATGGCTATGAGAATATTACAAAGCTGTATATCATGCGAGACAGAGGCGATTACAAGGAAGTACTCTCATCTCCGAACTGGTGGGATTCTCCCGCTTCTCGGGCGGCAGGATTTATAAAATCAACCGTGCGGGATATGTTGAAATATACGGACATGTTCTGCAAAGGTGGGCTTACCGCACGGGGTAATCGTATCCTGACCCCGGAAAGTGTACAACAAATGATAACCCCTTACTTTCCGACTGACTTGGTACCTGGTCAATTTTACGGATATGGCTTGGTCATAACAACTGACTACTATGGAAAAACATTAGTGGAGCATAGTGGTGGTATTAAAGGGGTTACGGCTCAGATGTGCTTTTTTCCCGAAACAGGACTAACCGGAGTGGCACTGTCCAATCTAGAATTGTCGCCGGTTCTGGCGGTTATGGTGGGTGCGCTAAACAGTCTGGAAAACCGCCCTCCTGAATCCTCTCATCTGGTTAGCAAGATTGATTTCCTAACTGAGGAAGCAATGAATCAATTCGTGGGGGATTATCATTCTAGTGAGTTTGGGACATTGCCGGTCCGATTGGAAAATGGTCAGCTAATGCTCTCTTTTTTGGGAGAAAACTACGTAATGAAGCCGTTTTCTGAAGATCTCTTTGTAGTCCGGGCTTTTGGTACAGATTTCGCGGCACGGTTTATCAGAGCTGAAAAGAATAAGATTGTTCGAATGGCTTTTTCGGGGAGACAATTTACAAAAACGAGTGGGGGAAACGAAAAATGACACTGGGAGCCAACGTAAGTGATGCAAGATGCCGCCAGCTTGATGAGCTTTTTTCTGCGATTGCTGAACAAAATAATTGGAGCGGCAACATCTTGATTTTGGAAGAAGGAAAACCTTTTTATCAAAATTCCATAGGAATGGCCAATCTGGAAACGGCCGAGAGATTGTCACCGCATTCTGTATTTGAGCTTGCATCCGTTTCCAAGGCGTTTACAGCAATGGGCATCATGATCTTGCAAGAGCAAGGGAAGCTCGACTATACAGATACAGTGAACAGCTTCTTCCCAGATTTCCCTTATGACGATATTACCGTAGAGAACCTACTTGTGCACACATCCGGTTTGCCAGATTACATGGATTTATTTGCAGAACATTGGGACAAATCGAAAATCGCGACGAATCAAGACATCCTCGAACAGCTAATCAAGCATCGACCCACCGTATTGTTTCCACCCAATGAAAAGTATGAGTATAGTAATACTGGCTATGCATTATTGGCTTCTATCGTAGAACACGTAGCTGGTACACGATTTGCCGATTTCTTGCAGCAACACATTTTTCAACCACTAGATATGCAGCACACGAAAGTGTACAACCGAAGACATTCTCCTGAGTTGATCCAGCATTACGCCTACGGTTACTTGTATTCTGCTCCATCTGAAGCACTAGTGTTACCGGATGAATCAAGTGAGCAGGATTTTGTCATTTATCTGGATGGCATTCAGGGAGACGGCGCGGTCAGTTCAACACTGGATGACTTGCGTAAGTGGGACAGAGCTCTCTACACAGAAAAGCTGGTCAAAAAAGCAACACTAGAGAGAGCGTTTTCCCCAGTGCAGCTTAGTGACAACAGTCTATCTCATTATGGGTATGGCTGGCGGCTACGTGAAGATCAGGTGACAGGAAAAGTCGTGCATCACGGCGGAAGCTGGCCGGGGTATAGAAGCTGGCTAAGACGTTACATTCAAAAAGATAAAACGATTATTTATCTCACAAACGTGGACCAGGAACGGGAGTGGACAGAAAAAGTAGTAGAGGCAGTCGAGAATATTTTATTCGAACAACCGTATGTCATGCCGTAACCATTGTTAGGTACATAAAAAAGAGGAGCCGCCATCTACGGTTCCTCTTTTTTTCGATTTACACAAGCATTTTTTTCACCAGTTGTGTCCGGTTGCTGACATCCATCTTTTCAAAAATGGATTTCAAATGCTTTTTTACCGTTACTTCGCTCAAATACAAGCGGGCAGCGATTTCGGCGTTCGTTAATCCCTCCAGAACAAGAGCGGCTACTTCCCTTTCTCGTACCGTCAGTATGCTCATGTTCTACGAGGTAACCATGCCCTGTGAAGCTGGTAGAGCAGGAGATGGAACCGCTTCTTCTTCCAAATGCAAATCCGCATCCAATCCCGATCGTTTGAGCAGCTTTTGCAAGTAAGCGGGGAGATGCTCGCCTTGCGTATCACGAAAAAATACGAGTGTGGGTGTTACTCCATCGTAGTTGGTGTGGGTGGCAAATTCGGCAATATCAAATCCCAAACTTTCATGGGCGGCTTTGAAAAAGGGAAATGGTGCAGGTGAACACAACAAAAACTCCCCAGTGAACATCAACCCATGCAGCAAATGGCCAATGGCAGTGTGTTGGGAAACATCCTCGTAATCGTCTTGATGAATCGTGTGAATGAACCAGCCTGCTCGTGCGTGTTCTGGCACGGAGAACCGTTCTAGGTCTTGTTTGGATAGCGCAGTAAAATAGGAACGGGAGCCGGAATGTTCCATCAGATAAGGAAGAGTTTTTTCATTGATGGGAACAACTGCGGCAAGTGCCGAGATCGCTCCGTTTTCATTGCGCAGAACGCGAAGTACGTCATACCCGAGAGAGAATAGTCGGTCATGATCAAGCCAATTCAATGGGTACAAGGTTTGCTCCGCTGTCAGGTGAAAACCAAAATGGCGGTTTGTATGCGGATCAAACAGTTTGATTGTTTTAGGGGAGGGACAGAGTCGCTGGTTGCGGATATACTCCAGCAGTTCTTCCCGATGACCAATGTGGATCGATTCGAATGGTTGGGGTAATGGATCGAACCAATTTAAAAAAGCGCGAATGAGTGCGTCACCTAAAAAGAAGGTTAGCTCCAATGCCTCTGGAGTGCGGACCGAATGGGCTGACTTGGTGAACTTCTCATAATAGTAGTAAACGGACCGCTTTTGCAAATCTGCAAAATGAAGCGGAGTGCGTGCCCGCATGTCCTGGGCGATTGCTTCTCTCATCAAGGAATGAATCGTCCAGCCGCTGTCCACTTTCCGTACAAACGAAAATCGGATCAATTGGAAAAACTCGGACGCCGTAATTTCCCTTTTCAATAAAAAAGACAGATTATCCTGATTGAAGTGACGCAATACGGCAGCAGCTTCGACGAGCGGACGCAGTATCTTTTTCGCTGATCCGAATTTTGATCCGGAGCATGCGGCGCTGACCGATGATCCCTATGTATTCGGCATCAATTTGGATCTGACACCCCAAGACCTGATCACAGCCGAGCGACTCGTCTCCTGCACAGAAGCTGGGTGCACAGGCTTGGATTTCGAGATTTGCAAACGTGCCTCCATCGGTCATCCTAATCAAAAGGGAGCCCAGGCGTACGCGAACGCAATTTTGCCTCTTCTGTAATCAAGCAAAGAAACATGGGATGATTGACAATGAAAAGCTGTTGGAGGAACTGATGTTCCCTAACAGCTTTTTCATGGTACAATGTAAATATAAGTAAAACTGAATACTATCGGAAGGATGATGGGCATGAGCGAGTCTAATCAGGAGTATATCGTAATCTCGGGTGCGAGGGAAAACAATCTCAAGAACGTCTCCTTACGTATTCCCAAGCGGAAGATTACGATCTTCACCGGTGTATCTGGGTCCGGCAAGTCGTCGATCGTCTTCGATACGATCGCTGCAGAATCCACACGATTGCTGAATGAAAACTTCAGCATGTTCGTTCGCAATTTCCTGCCGCGCTATCCGCAGCCGGATACGGACGCGATCGAGAACCTGAGCATGGCAGTTATCGTGGACCAGAAGCGGTTGGGCGGCGGTTCCCATTCCACGATGGGCACGATTACCGATATTTCTCCCATTCTCCGTCTTCTCTTCTCCCGAGTAGGAAAGCCCTATGTTGGACAAGCGCACATGTTCTCTTTTAACGATCCACAAGGTATGTGTCCCGAATGCAACGGGATCGGTCGCAAATTAGGCGTCGACCTCAGCAAGGCAGTAGACATGTCCAAGTCGTTGAATGAAGGGGCAATCATGCTGCCGGACTATAAAGTGGACAGCTGGGATTGGACGATCATCGTGCAGTCGGGTTCGTTCGATCCAGACAAGAAGCTGAGCGATTATTCGGAAGTGGAACTGGAGCAACTGCTCTATGGCAAGGCGAGAAAAGTGAAGATGGATTTCGCAGGGAAGGCAACGAATATTACAGTGGAAGGCGTTATTGAGAAGTTCACCAACAAATACATTAAGCAGGATGTAAAGACGAAGTCTGAGCGTACACAAAAAGCTGTTGCGCCGTTCATCTCTGAGGGTCCCTGCCCAAGCTGCCTCGGAGCAAGACTCAGTCAAGCCGCGCTAAACTGCAAAATCAACGGACTTAATATTGCGGAGATGTCCTCCATGGAGGTCGGTCGGCTTATCCGCGTCATTCAAGAGATTGACGATTCAGTTGCTGCACCGATGGTCAAATCGCTGACGGAGCGGTTGCAGCATCTGGTCGATATCGGACTGGACTACTTGACGCTGGACCGTGAGACGGATACATTGTCCGGCGGCGAGTCACAGCGCGTCAAGATGGTGAAGCACCTGAGCGGCAGTCTGGTGGATGTCACTTACATTTTCGATGAGCCCAGTGTTGGCCTGCACCCGCGTGATGTGCATAGACTAAACGAATTGCTTCAGAAGCTGCGCGACAAGGGCAATACCGTCATTGTCGTCGAGCATGATCCTGATGTAATCAAGGTGGCAGATCATATCGTCGACGTCGGTCCTCACGCCGGCAGCCACGGCGGTACCATCGTGTATGAAGGAAACTTCCAAGGTCTGCTAGAGTCAGGGACTCTGACTGGTACCCATATGAATCGGCCGCTCCAACTAAAGCAAGATTCCAGGAAAGCGACTGGCAAGCTGACCATCGAAAACGCCACACTTCACAACCTGCAAAATGTTAATGTTGATATTCCAACAGGAGTGCTGACGGTCGTTACCGGTGTCGCGGGCTCCGGCAAGAGTACGCTGATTAACGAAGTATTCCTCGCCAAGCATCCAGATGCGATTGTCATCGACCAATCGGCGGTAGGCGTGTCAACGCGCTCGAATCCCGCGACCTACACAGGGATTATGGATGATGTGCGAAAGGCGTTTGCTTCCGCGAACAAGGTCAACCAAGGTTTGTTCAGCTTCAACTCCAAGGGTGCTTGCGAGAACTGCCAAGGACTGGGTGTTGTGTATACAGACCTTGCATTCCTTGAAAGCGTAAAGTTGCCGTGCGAAGTATGTGGAGGTAGACGGTTCAAGGAAGAGGTGCTCGCGTACAAACTGAACGGCAAGTCAATTGCAGAAGTACTGGAGATGACCGTGGAGCAGGCATTGGAATTTTTTGAGCTAAAAGAGGTTGTGCGCAAGCTCCAGGCGATGAGTGATGTAGGGTTGAACTATATTACACTCGGCCAGCCGCTCAGCACGCTCTCGGGCGGGGAATGTCAGCGCATCAAGCTGGCAAGCGAGCTGCACAAGAAGGGCAGCATCTATGTGATGGACGAGCCGACGACTGGGCTGCATATGTCCGATATCGGTCACCTTCTGGAGATCATGAACCGCCTCGTGGATGCAGGCAATACGGTAATCGTCATCGAACACAACCTCGATGTGATCAGCCAAGCGGATTGGATTATCGATATGGGGCCGGACGGAGGCAGCAACGGCGGTCAGGTGGTCTTCGAGGGCACACCTCCGCAGATCATCCATGCGGAGCAATCGATCACGGGTAGATACTTGAAGTAATGAAACATAACGAAATCAGATCTCCTCATGGGAAACCGGAGGAGATTTTTGTTATGTCAAAATAAATATCAGAAAATAAAAAATAATCTTGACATTAAATCGGGTGATTAGTAAAGTGGTGATTACAAACAGCCTATCGATCGATCGATCGACTAACCTCAAAAAGCAAATGATGGTACCTGGTACCGCCACAAGTAACTGGACATGAGGGACTCTCTTTTCCTGCAATCATCGGTAGAAAGGAGCGCGCTTTTTTGACAAAAGAAAAAATATTTCAAGCAGCATTACGGCTATTCGCAAGAAAAGGTTTTGAAGCAACCAGCATACGTGATATCGCCCTAGAAGCAGAGGTAACCTCTTCCACCCTTTATCATTACATGAAGACAAAAGAGGATCTGCTCGTTGCCATCATGCAAGAAGGATTACAGACTCTTCTTGGGAATGCAAAGGAAGTACTCGCTGAGCTTGAAGCGCCCGAACAGCAATTGGCAGCATTTGTACAGCTTCATGTTACCAGCCATGCCATTGATAAGCTAACAGCGCTAGTAGTAGATACCGAGTTCCGTGCGCTGACAGGAAATACGCGCGAAGAAATTGCCAAGTTGCGCAGTGAATATGAGCTACTCTGGCAGCGTATTTTAACGGGCGGATTAGAGGGGGGCGTATTTACAATAGAAAATACCAAGCTTGCCGTCCTGGCTTTGCTTCAAATGTGCACGGGCGTCGCCCATTGGTACTCGCCCGATGGCCCAAATTCATTGGAAGAAATCAGCTTGAATTTTTCGGATATGGCGCTTGCACTCGTTCAGGCAAAGCGAAACGGCCAACAACTGACTGTCGCTGATTTGGATCTGCCTGAACCCGCTCGTTTTTTTATGAAACCATGGCTGGGGGTTACGGCGGATGAACATTCTTGATGCCCGTGTCCGCTTGCCACAGCAGTTCCGTGAGGCGCGCCTAGGTGAAATGCGAAATGAGTACGTCGGGCAATATGATGCGGTGTTACAAGTAAGATCGACTATCACGAAAACGCTCGACGATTTGATTCAAGAAATGAAGGAATCAGGAGTAGACCACGCCATTATGCACGCAGAATACGAATTCGGCGAGGATGGGGATGCGCTGAATGAAGCATTGGCAAAAGTCATATCCGCTCACACCAGGCTCTTCTCAGGATTCGGTACGGTTTCAATGGAGCATTTCAGACCGATGCGCGCTGTCCAACAAGTGAGCCGCATCAAAGAACTGGGCTTTCTGGGAGTAAACATCCAGCCTGCATTTTTTGAGATGCCGATCGATGATCGCAAATTATATCCCTTATACGCAAAGGCTGCCGAGTTAGGCTTGGCAGTTGCTATTCATACCGGAATTAATTATTCGATGATTCATCCCATCCGGAATGAACACCCGCTGTTGCTGGATCAAGTCGCCTGTGATTTTCCGGAATTAACATTGATTGCGTGTCATGGGGGATGGCCCTGGGTGCCCGAAATGGTTGCCGTAGCGCGCAAGCACCCCAATGTTCTGATGGATTTGGGCGGGCTTTCTCCAAAGTATTTGGGAGTGCAAGGAGCAGGGTGGGAAATGATGTACAGGTTAGCTAACAACCTCTTGCAAGATCAAATCCTCTTTGCAACAGACTGGCCTGTATTTCCTCTGGAACGCGCGATTGCAGAATGGAAGG
This genomic stretch from Brevibacillus brevis harbors:
- a CDS encoding ATP-binding cassette domain-containing protein, with protein sequence MSESNQEYIVISGARENNLKNVSLRIPKRKITIFTGVSGSGKSSIVFDTIAAESTRLLNENFSMFVRNFLPRYPQPDTDAIENLSMAVIVDQKRLGGGSHSTMGTITDISPILRLLFSRVGKPYVGQAHMFSFNDPQGMCPECNGIGRKLGVDLSKAVDMSKSLNEGAIMLPDYKVDSWDWTIIVQSGSFDPDKKLSDYSEVELEQLLYGKARKVKMDFAGKATNITVEGVIEKFTNKYIKQDVKTKSERTQKAVAPFISEGPCPSCLGARLSQAALNCKINGLNIAEMSSMEVGRLIRVIQEIDDSVAAPMVKSLTERLQHLVDIGLDYLTLDRETDTLSGGESQRVKMVKHLSGSLVDVTYIFDEPSVGLHPRDVHRLNELLQKLRDKGNTVIVVEHDPDVIKVADHIVDVGPHAGSHGGTIVYEGNFQGLLESGTLTGTHMNRPLQLKQDSRKATGKLTIENATLHNLQNVNVDIPTGVLTVVTGVAGSGKSTLINEVFLAKHPDAIVIDQSAVGVSTRSNPATYTGIMDDVRKAFASANKVNQGLFSFNSKGACENCQGLGVVYTDLAFLESVKLPCEVCGGRRFKEEVLAYKLNGKSIAEVLEMTVEQALEFFELKEVVRKLQAMSDVGLNYITLGQPLSTLSGGECQRIKLASELHKKGSIYVMDEPTTGLHMSDIGHLLEIMNRLVDAGNTVIVIEHNLDVISQADWIIDMGPDGGSNGGQVVFEGTPPQIIHAEQSITGRYLK
- a CDS encoding TetR/AcrR family transcriptional regulator encodes the protein MTKEKIFQAALRLFARKGFEATSIRDIALEAEVTSSTLYHYMKTKEDLLVAIMQEGLQTLLGNAKEVLAELEAPEQQLAAFVQLHVTSHAIDKLTALVVDTEFRALTGNTREEIAKLRSEYELLWQRILTGGLEGGVFTIENTKLAVLALLQMCTGVAHWYSPDGPNSLEEISLNFSDMALALVQAKRNGQQLTVADLDLPEPARFFMKPWLGVTADEHS
- a CDS encoding serine hydrolase domain-containing protein, encoding MTLGANVSDARCRQLDELFSAIAEQNNWSGNILILEEGKPFYQNSIGMANLETAERLSPHSVFELASVSKAFTAMGIMILQEQGKLDYTDTVNSFFPDFPYDDITVENLLVHTSGLPDYMDLFAEHWDKSKIATNQDILEQLIKHRPTVLFPPNEKYEYSNTGYALLASIVEHVAGTRFADFLQQHIFQPLDMQHTKVYNRRHSPELIQHYAYGYLYSAPSEALVLPDESSEQDFVIYLDGIQGDGAVSSTLDDLRKWDRALYTEKLVKKATLERAFSPVQLSDNSLSHYGYGWRLREDQVTGKVVHHGGSWPGYRSWLRRYIQKDKTIIYLTNVDQEREWTEKVVEAVENILFEQPYVMP
- a CDS encoding serine hydrolase domain-containing protein codes for the protein MQHNGWIDSFEKYAQNLITKSQVPGVCMGLAKDGEIFYSNGFGFRDVERQLGVTIDTVFGIGSITKSFTCAAVMQLQEAGKLSVHDPVVKYLPEFRLKNLDVGQITIHHFMTNTSGIPPLPTFLASVMRSLEANEVEDLPLMQNQADETVPIDTYEDLMSVISTLDLELLGPPGTEFSYSNDCFALLGAIIERVSGKSYEAYVKEHIIDPIGMEHTSFFLEELNGYENITKLYIMRDRGDYKEVLSSPNWWDSPASRAAGFIKSTVRDMLKYTDMFCKGGLTARGNRILTPESVQQMITPYFPTDLVPGQFYGYGLVITTDYYGKTLVEHSGGIKGVTAQMCFFPETGLTGVALSNLELSPVLAVMVGALNSLENRPPESSHLVSKIDFLTEEAMNQFVGDYHSSEFGTLPVRLENGQLMLSFLGENYVMKPFSEDLFVVRAFGTDFAARFIRAEKNKIVRMAFSGRQFTKTSGGNEK
- a CDS encoding response regulator transcription factor yields the protein MSILTVREREVAALVLEGLTNAEIAARLYLSEVTVKKHLKSIFEKMDVSNRTQLVKKMLV
- a CDS encoding amidohydrolase family protein; the protein is MNILDARVRLPQQFREARLGEMRNEYVGQYDAVLQVRSTITKTLDDLIQEMKESGVDHAIMHAEYEFGEDGDALNEALAKVISAHTRLFSGFGTVSMEHFRPMRAVQQVSRIKELGFLGVNIQPAFFEMPIDDRKLYPLYAKAAELGLAVAIHTGINYSMIHPIRNEHPLLLDQVACDFPELTLIACHGGWPWVPEMVAVARKHPNVLMDLGGLSPKYLGVQGAGWEMMYRLANNLLQDQILFATDWPVFPLERAIAEWKELSIKPEVLEKVLGSNAKALISKIKAEVKKDDNT